From a region of the Impatiens glandulifera chromosome 4, dImpGla2.1, whole genome shotgun sequence genome:
- the LOC124935197 gene encoding probable polygalacturonase At3g15720, with protein sequence MGHDHVTLFALSFDNRVESHLGLFFLFCIFYLDICLAITFDVRQYGAVGNGNTDDSKAFLQAWKATCACTRDTAVMVVPAEKTFFIRSLLFSGPCISQSPQIQIDGTLIAPDDINKWAECASNTWIMFSQINGLNVYGKGKLNGNGLPWWQGSNLRYLHNNNFEYSFQYKYPRMGSCSRPTAMRFSQCNNLEVKGLTHINPPRNHISINDCNNVKIYEIKIIAPENSPNTDGIDISSSTNIHIMNSIIRTGDDCVAINNKCSNIIIEGVQCGPGHGLSVGSLGKGGDYAQVEGILVKNCTLTRTTNGARIKTWPGGNGYARNITFENILLHNTKNPIIIDQHYCNTTHCAEQMKAVKVSNVNYINIQGTSVTKHAILLDCSTHVPCTNIVFKNVNIKSISGEKTYSTMNNAIFDPSPHPRRSIYFRPSVFKLGKNE encoded by the exons ATGGGCCATGATCATGTGACGTTGTTTGCATTATCGTTCGACAATCGTGTTGAG AGTCATCTCGGTTTATTCTTTCTGTTTTGCATTTTTTATCTAGATATTTGTCTTGCTATTACATTTGATGTGAGACAATATGGTGCGGTTGGAAATGGAAATACCGATGATTCTAAG GCATTTTTACAAGCATGGAAAGCAACTTGTGCATGTACAAGAGACACTGCTGTTATGGTTGTGCCGGCTGAAAAGACTTTCTTTATTAGATCTTTGCTTTTTAGTGGTCCTTGCATATCTCAATCACCTCAAATTCAGATCGACGGAACTCTAATAGCGCCAGACGATATAAATAAATGGGCGGAATGTGCATCGAACACATGGATAATGTTCTCGCAAATTAATGGTCTTAATGTTTATGGAAAAGGAAAACTTAATGGAAATGGTCTACCGTGGTGGCAAGGCAGTAATCTCAGATACCTCCACAATAACAATTTTGAATATTCATTTCAATACAAA TATCCAAGAATGGGAAGTTGTTCTCGACCAACG GCAATGAGGTTTAGTCAGTGCAACAATCTTGAAGTTAAAGGATTGACTCATATTAACCCTCCGAGAAATCATATAAGCATAAATGATTGCAACAAcgtcaaaatatatgaaataaaaataatcgcTCCAGAGAATAGTCCTAACACTGATGGAATCGACATATCTTCTTCAACTAACATCCATATCATGAACTCCATCATCAGAACCG GAGATGATTGTGTTGCCATTAATAATAAGTGTTCAAATATTATCATAGAAGGAGTTCAATGTGGACCAGGCCATGGTTTAAG TGTTGGAAGTCTTGGAAAGGGTGGAGATTATGCCCAAGTGGAAGGAATACTTGTAAAGAACTGCACTTTGACTAGGACAACCAATGGAGCTAGGATAAAAACATGGCcg GGAGGGAATGGATATGCTAGAAATATAACATTTGAGAATATTTTGCTTCACAATACAAAGAATCCTATCATTATTGATCAACATTATTGCAATACCACCCATTGTGCTGAACAG atGAAAGCGGTTAAAGTGAGCAATGTGAATTATATCAACATACAAGGAACATCGGTCACAAAACATGCCATATTATTAGATTGCAGCACTCATGTCCCTTGCACCaacattgtttttaaaaatgtgaatATCAAATCAATTTCCGGTGAAAAAACTTACTCCACCATGAATAATGCCATCTTCGATCCTTCTCCACATCCCCGGAGGTCCATTTACTTTAGGCCAAGTGTCTTCAAACTTGGAAAGAATGAATAG
- the LOC124935195 gene encoding probable polygalacturonase At3g15720 — protein MQSHLGLFFLFCIFYLDICLAITFDVRQYGAVGNGNTDDSKAFLQAWKATCACTRDTAVMVVPAEKTFFIRSLLFSGPCISQSPQIQIDGTLIAPDDINKWAECASNTWIMFSQINGLNVYGKGKLNGNGLPWWQGSNLRYLHNNNFEYSFQYKYPRMGSCSRPTAMRFSQCNNLEVKGLTHINPPRNHISINDCNNVKIYEIKIIAPENSPNTDGIDISSSTNIHIMNSIIRTGDDCVAINNKCSNIIIEGVQCGPGHGLSVGSLGKGGDYAQVEGILVKNCTLTTTTNGARIKTWPGGNGYARNITFENILLHNTKNPIIIDQHYCNTTHCAEQMKAVKVSNVNYINIQGTSVTKHAILLDCSTHVPCTDIVFKNVNIKSISGEKTYSTMNNAIFDPSPHPRRSIYFRPSVFKLGKNE, from the exons ATGCAGAGTCATCTCGGTTTATTCTTTCTGTTTTGCATTTTTTATCTAGATATTTGTCTTGCTATTACATTTGATGTGAGACAATATGGTGCGGTTGGAAATGGAAATACCGATGATTCTAAG GCATTTTTACAAGCATGGAAAGCAACTTGTGCATGTACAAGAGACACTGCTGTTATGGTGGTGCCGGCTGAAAAGACTTTCTTTATTAGATCTTTGCTTTTTAGTGGCCCTTGCATATCTCAATCACCTCAAATTCAGATCGATGGAACTCTAATAGCGCCAGACGATATAAATAAATGGGCGGAATGTGCATCGAACACATGGATAATGTTCTCGCAAATTAATGGTCTTAATGTTTATGGAAAAGGAAAACTTAATGGAAATGGTCTACCGTGGTGGCAAGGCAGTAATCTCAGATACCTCCACAATAACAATTTTGAATATTCATTTCAATACAAA TATCCAAGAATGGGAAGTTGTTCTCGACCAACG GCAATGAGGTTTAGTCAGTGCAACAATCTTGAAGTTAAAGGATTGACTCATATTAACCCTCCGAGAAATCATATAAGCATAAATGATTGCAACAAcgtcaaaatatatgaaataaaaataatcgcTCCAGAGAATAGTCCTAACACTGATGGAATCGACATATCTTCTTCAACTAACATCCATATCATGAACTCCATCATCAGAACCG GAGATGATTGTGTTGCCATTAATAATAAGTGTTCAAATATTATCATAGAAGGAGTTCAATGTGGACCAGGCCATGGTTTAAG TGTTGGAAGTCTTGGAAAGGGTGGAGATTATGCCCAAGTGGAAGGAATACTTGTAAAGAACTGCACTTTGACTACGACAACCAATGGAGCTAGGATAAAAACATGGCcg GGAGGGAATGGATATGCTAGAAATATAACATTTGAGAATATTTTGCTTCACAATACAAAGAATCCTATCATTATTGATCAACATTATTGCAATACCACCCATTGTGCTGAACAG atGAAAGCGGTTAAAGTGAGCAATGTGAATTATATCAACATACAAGGAACATCGGTCACAAAACATGCCATATTATTAGATTGCAGCACACATGTCCCTTGCACCgacattgtttttaaaaatgtgaatATCAAATCAATTTCCGGTGAAAAAACTTACTCCACCATGAATAATGCCATCTTCGATCCTTCTCCACATCCCCGGAGGTCCATTTACTTTAGGCCAAGTGTCTTCAAACTTGGAAAGAATGAATAG